One segment of Saprospiraceae bacterium DNA contains the following:
- a CDS encoding site-specific integrase: MQDKHVENGRIFLRIGPEQHDLIALVKMKPGKCWHPNKKVWSLPDTPENRAWADIPHAASVPPTTDRPVSDSAPEPQTPAPSAPHPAHRAAASLEGGRIYYKIDIARIERRAAIKRIEGCEWHPERKAWSVPDTPENREKIKAIHRMPPPESQPTGTTSARMSVRPHPQNPRLLCLDLPLALIKEYLKTVKNIHGRRWDQRWMWWELPYTRLTLRFLRQYFAGVLRWDFTPDENVPERLEEEEASPAQPWQPQQSKPARYEAAVTALEQCLLLKRYSWRTVKSYKNSLRNFIRFYDDTKPSQLTRKQINDYIHHLIKEHHITESYQNQICCALKMFYCEVANQAEKVEGLVQAKKPQKIPQVLTEGEVARLLKAVDNLKHRCILTMIYSAGLRLGEVTKLKLTDLQFEQHRIFVRDAKGKKDRCTILAQKAESLLKEYLALYRPVHWLFEGPDGGPYSDRSVQAIFTAAKDRSRINPLATTHTLRHSFATHLLEKGMDLRNIQELLGHESSKTTEIYTHITKKSWEKIKSPLDDLEI; the protein is encoded by the coding sequence ATGCAAGACAAGCATGTAGAAAATGGAAGAATTTTCCTCCGAATCGGCCCCGAGCAACATGACCTGATCGCCTTGGTCAAAATGAAGCCCGGCAAATGCTGGCATCCCAACAAGAAGGTGTGGTCTTTGCCCGACACCCCGGAAAATAGGGCGTGGGCAGATATCCCGCACGCCGCGTCCGTCCCTCCTACTACCGATCGCCCCGTTTCAGACAGCGCCCCGGAGCCGCAAACACCCGCTCCAAGCGCACCACATCCCGCGCACCGTGCCGCTGCCTCGCTCGAAGGAGGCCGAATTTACTACAAAATAGACATAGCCCGCATCGAGAGGAGGGCCGCGATAAAGCGCATAGAAGGCTGTGAGTGGCACCCCGAGCGCAAGGCTTGGTCGGTGCCTGACACGCCCGAAAATAGGGAGAAAATCAAAGCGATACACCGTATGCCACCGCCCGAGAGCCAACCAACCGGAACGACGAGCGCGAGGATGAGCGTGCGGCCGCACCCGCAAAACCCGCGCCTGCTCTGCCTCGACCTGCCCCTCGCCCTGATAAAGGAATACCTAAAAACCGTGAAGAACATACACGGCCGCCGCTGGGACCAGCGGTGGATGTGGTGGGAACTGCCCTACACCCGGCTCACCCTCCGCTTCCTACGCCAATACTTCGCCGGTGTGCTGCGCTGGGACTTCACTCCCGACGAAAACGTGCCTGAGCGCTTGGAAGAGGAAGAGGCCTCGCCCGCGCAACCATGGCAGCCACAACAGTCCAAACCCGCCCGCTACGAGGCCGCCGTGACCGCGCTGGAGCAGTGCCTGCTCCTGAAGCGGTACAGTTGGCGCACGGTAAAGAGCTACAAGAACTCCCTACGGAATTTTATCCGTTTCTACGACGACACCAAGCCCAGCCAACTCACCAGAAAACAAATCAACGACTATATCCACCACTTGATCAAGGAACATCATATCACCGAGAGCTACCAGAACCAGATATGCTGCGCGCTCAAGATGTTCTACTGCGAGGTGGCCAATCAGGCAGAGAAAGTGGAAGGGTTGGTGCAGGCGAAAAAACCGCAAAAAATCCCCCAAGTGCTGACCGAGGGGGAAGTGGCCCGGCTGTTGAAGGCCGTGGACAATCTCAAGCACCGGTGCATATTGACCATGATTTACTCAGCCGGACTGCGCCTCGGCGAAGTCACCAAACTGAAATTGACCGACCTCCAGTTTGAGCAGCACCGCATCTTCGTGCGCGACGCGAAAGGCAAGAAAGATCGCTGCACCATCCTTGCCCAAAAGGCCGAAAGCCTCCTGAAGGAGTATCTGGCGCTGTACCGCCCGGTACATTGGCTATTCGAGGGGCCAGACGGAGGCCCGTACAGCGACCGAAGCGTTCAGGCCATCTTCACAGCCGCCAAGGATCGGTCGCGCATCAACCCGCTGGCAACCACCCACACGCTGCGCCATTCCTTCGCCACGCATCTGCTGGAAAAAGGCATGGATTTGCGCAACATACAGGAGTTGCTCGGTCACGAAAGCAGCAAAACGACGGAGATATACACCCATATCACGAAAAAAAGTTGGGAAAAAATAAAAAGCCCCTTGGATGATTTGGAGATATGA